A portion of the Pagrus major chromosome 8, Pma_NU_1.0 genome contains these proteins:
- the LOC141001092 gene encoding E3 ubiquitin-protein ligase TRIM39-like, with the protein MSAASCLLTEDQFLCSICLDVFTDPVTIPCGHNFCKTCITQHWSVNVLCQCPNCKKVFNTRPELEVNTFISEMAAQFRQSAQQKASSSSSEQQVSKPGEVPCDDCTGTKLKALKSCLVCLASYCETHLEPHLTKSSLKRHQLIDPVENLEDRMCTKHDKLLELFCKTDQMCVCMLCTVLDHKTHDVVPLKEGYEGKKAELGKRDAEIQQMIQKRRLKIQEMKRSVELSKKDADREIAAGVQVFTALKESVERSQAELIDTIKEKQRETEKQAEGFIKELEQEISELEKRSSEVEQLSQSEDHLHLLQSFPSLNAAPPTKDWTGVSVCPPSYEGTVVRAVNQLEETLSKQMKKLLEAELKRVQQYAVDVTLHPDTAQPNLILSDDGKHVNCGDVKKNLPDNPERFDTCPCVLAKQSFSSGRFYYEVQVKEKTEWFLGVARESINRKGDINPSPQNGSWTICLWNKNEYNARADTSVRLSLKCQPEKVGVFVDYEEGLVSFYDVDAAALIYSFTGCCFTQKLYPFFSPSINYGGKNSAPLIISPVNHTE; encoded by the coding sequence atgtctgctgccagctgtctgctgactgaagatcagtttctgtgctccatctgtctggatgtgttcactgaTCCAGTCACCATACCATGTGGACACAACTTCTGTAAAACCTGCATCACTCAACACTGGAGTGTTAACGTCCTGTGTCAATGTCCCAACTGTAAAAAGGTTTTCAACACCAGACCTGAACTGGAGGTCAACACGTTCATCTCTGAGATGGCTGCTCAGTTCAGACAGTCAGCTCAAcagaaagccagcagcagcagctcagagcaacaaGTTTCCAAACCAGGAGAAGTTCCCTGTGACGACTGCACTGGAACCAAACTGAAGGCCCTGAAGTCCTGCCTGGTGTGTCTGGCCTCCTACTGTGAGACTCACCTGGAGCCTCATCTGACAAAGTCAAGcctgaaaagacatcagctgatcgACCCTGTGGAGAACCTGGAAGACAGGATGTGTACGAAGCACGataaactgctggagctgttctgtaagaccgaccagatgtgtgtctgcatgctctgCACTGTTTTAGACCACAAGACACATGATGTTGTTCCTCTGAAAGAAGGATATGAAGGAAAGAAGGCCGAGCTGGGGAAGAGAGACGCTGAAATTCAGCAGATGATCCAGAAGAGACGACTGAAGATTCAGGAGATGAAGCGCTCAGTGGAGCTCAGTAAGaaagatgcagacagagagatagcagctggTGTTCAGGTCTTCACCGCTCTGAAGGAGTCTGTTGAGAGAAGCCAGGCCGAGCTCATCGACACcatcaaagagaagcagagagagacagagaaacaggctgaaggcttcatcaaagagctggaacaggaaatctctgagctggagaagagaagctctgaggtggagcagctctcacagtctgaagaccacctccacctcctccaaagCTTCCCATCACTGAACGCTGCTCCACCCACTAAGGACTGGACAGGAGTCAGTGTCTGTCCACCTTCATATGAGGGGACTGTGGTGAGAGCTGTgaatcagctggaggagacgctcagtaaacagatgaagaagCTGCTTGAGGCCGAGCTGAAGAGGGTCCAGCAGTATGCAGTGGATGTGACACTCCATCCTGATACAGCACAGCCCAAcctcatcctgtctgatgatGGAAAACATGTTAACTGTGGTGATGTAAAGAAGAATCTCCCAGACAACCCAGAGAGATTTGATACTTGTCCCTGTGTCTTAGCAAAGCAGAGTTTCTCTTCAGGAAGATTTTATTATGAGGTTCAAGTTAAAGAGAAGACTGAGTGGTTTTTAGGAGTGGCCAGAGAGTCGATCAACAGGAAGGGAGACATCAATCCGTCGCCTCAGAATGGTTCCTGGACGATATGtttgtggaataaaaatgaGTACAACGCTCGTGCTGACACTtcagtccgtctctctctgaagtgtcagcctgagaaggtgggggtgtttgtggattatgagGAGGGTCTGGTCTCCTTTTATGACGttgatgctgcagctcttatctactcctttactggctgctgcttcactcagAAACTCTACCCATTCTTCAGTCCAAGTATTAATTATGGTGGTAAAAACTCTGCCCCTCTGATCATctctcctgtcaatcacactgagtag
- the ciao2a gene encoding cytosolic iron-sulfur assembly component 2A — MDVALSLVSLTVTKVLQFSGLVDKRNVLRSEKMEEKALEVYDVIRSIRDPEKPNTLEELDVVTEKCVEVQELGEDEYLIIIKFSPTVPHCSLATLIGLCLQVKLQRCLPFKHKLEIYISEGTHSTEEDINKQINDKERVAAAMENPNLREIVEQCVTEPDD; from the exons ATGGACGTCGCGTTGAGCCTCGTGTCGTTGACTGTCaccaaggttttgcagttttctGGACTCGTGGACAAAAGAAATGTCCTGAGGAgcgagaagatggaggagaaagcGCTGGAAGTGTACG ATGTGATCCGATCGATCCGGGACCCGGAGAAGCCCAACaccctggaggagctggacgtGGTGACGGAGAAATGCGTGGAGGTCCAGGAGCTCGGAGAGGACGAGTACCTCATCATTATCAAGTTCTCTCCGACCGTCCCTCACTGCTCTCTGGCCACTCTGATTG gtctctgcCTACAAGTGaagctgcagagatgtttgCCATTCAAACACAAG ctggaaatttacatttcagaaggAACCCACTCTACGGAGGAAGACa TTAACAAGCAGATCAACGATAAGGAGCGAGTGGCGGCTGCCATGGAAAACCCCAACCTGAGGGAGATCGTGGAGCAGTGTGTCACTGAACCTGACGACTGA